A single region of the Rhodospirillales bacterium genome encodes:
- the hemB gene encoding porphobilinogen synthase, producing MKTLSSLPDQTGRAQSAAEAKSHAEALKMKPLTSRTFPHVRMRRLRQSDSLRDMVRENHVRKEDLVYPLFVEEEIDQRLPIGAMPGVFRETEKSLEKVVKDSAAAGVRALMLFGVSHHKDHTGSDSMTPGGLLSRIIDRAKQAAPEMTVIADTCFCEYTDHGHCGPLDARGDVDNDATLENISMQAVISAEAGADMIAPSGMMDGQISAIRHTLDMAGFSHVPIMAYAAKFASVFYGPFREAAGCSLGHIPNVRKDRKTYQMDPANGREALRDALLDEQEGADILMVKPGMPYLDVLARLRQKTDIPLAVYQVSGEYAMLKHAAAAGALNYEDALMESLLAFKRAGADMILTYGSLDACRLLDK from the coding sequence ATGAAGACTTTATCGTCTCTTCCCGATCAGACAGGCAGGGCCCAAAGCGCCGCCGAAGCGAAATCCCATGCCGAAGCACTCAAAATGAAGCCTTTGACCTCCAGAACGTTTCCGCATGTGCGGATGCGCCGCCTGCGCCAGAGCGATTCCCTGCGCGATATGGTGCGCGAAAACCACGTTCGCAAGGAAGATCTGGTTTACCCCCTCTTTGTCGAGGAAGAGATAGACCAGCGGCTGCCCATCGGCGCCATGCCGGGCGTTTTTCGCGAAACCGAGAAATCTCTGGAGAAAGTTGTAAAGGACTCGGCCGCCGCCGGCGTGCGCGCCCTGATGCTTTTTGGCGTGTCGCACCACAAAGACCACACGGGCAGCGACTCGATGACTCCCGGCGGGCTTCTTTCCCGCATCATTGACCGCGCCAAGCAGGCCGCGCCGGAAATGACCGTCATCGCCGACACCTGTTTTTGCGAATATACGGATCACGGCCATTGCGGCCCGCTGGATGCGCGCGGCGATGTGGATAACGACGCGACACTGGAGAATATCTCCATGCAGGCCGTCATCTCCGCCGAGGCCGGCGCCGACATGATTGCGCCGTCTGGCATGATGGACGGGCAGATATCCGCCATTCGCCATACCCTCGACATGGCGGGCTTTTCTCATGTGCCCATCATGGCTTATGCGGCGAAATTCGCCTCCGTTTTCTACGGCCCGTTCCGGGAGGCGGCGGGTTGCTCTCTCGGCCACATCCCGAATGTCCGCAAAGACCGCAAAACATACCAGATGGACCCGGCCAACGGCCGTGAAGCGCTGCGCGACGCCCTGCTGGATGAGCAGGAAGGCGCGGATATCCTGATGGTCAAACCGGGAATGCCCTATCTGGACGTTCTGGCGCGTTTGCGGCAGAAAACGGACATTCCCCTGGCCGTGTACCAGGTCAGCGGCGAATACGCGATGCTGAAACATGCGGCGGCGGCAGGGGCGCTGAATTACGAAGACGCCCTGATGGAAAGCCTTCTGGCCTTCAAGCGCGCAGGCGCCGACATGATCCTGACCTATGGCAGCCTTGACGCCTGCCGGTTATTGGATAAATAG